In the genome of Gemmatimonadaceae bacterium, one region contains:
- a CDS encoding cation diffusion facilitator family transporter, translating to MGHAGHSHAHEDSSRLKVALAITATLLIAEVIGGILSNSIALLADAGHMLTDVAALSLSLFVAWFAHLPRTSHRTYGYLRWEILAALINGVTLFLLSAWIIWESFARFATPEPIAGGVMLTIAVLGLLANIAAARVLHPASESSLNVRGAYLHVLSDMLASVGTVAAAVIIWATGWLPADPLASLLTTALIIRGAWNLVRESVDVLLESAPAHTPPGAVRAQLEAIPGIESVHDLHIWSVSSGMVAMSAHAVVREPERQQHVLEHIHAAMRLFGIEHVTVQLEREDMGAREKHLH from the coding sequence ATGGGCCACGCCGGGCATTCGCACGCTCACGAGGACTCCTCGCGGCTGAAGGTGGCGCTGGCGATCACGGCCACGCTGCTGATCGCCGAAGTGATCGGCGGCATTCTGAGCAACTCGATCGCGCTGCTCGCCGACGCCGGGCACATGCTCACCGACGTCGCCGCGCTGAGCCTCTCGCTGTTCGTCGCGTGGTTCGCCCATTTGCCGCGCACGTCCCACAGGACGTACGGCTACCTGCGGTGGGAGATCCTGGCGGCGCTGATCAACGGCGTCACGCTGTTCCTGCTCTCGGCGTGGATCATCTGGGAGTCGTTCGCCCGCTTCGCCACGCCGGAACCGATCGCCGGCGGCGTGATGCTGACCATCGCGGTGCTCGGTTTGCTCGCCAACATCGCGGCGGCGCGGGTGCTGCACCCCGCGTCGGAGTCCAGCCTCAACGTCCGCGGCGCGTACCTGCACGTGCTCAGCGACATGCTCGCGTCGGTCGGCACGGTGGCCGCGGCGGTCATCATCTGGGCGACGGGCTGGCTTCCGGCCGATCCGCTCGCGTCGTTGCTCACGACGGCGCTGATCATCCGCGGCGCGTGGAATCTGGTGCGCGAGTCGGTGGACGTGCTGCTGGAATCCGCGCCGGCGCACACCCCGCCGGGCGCGGTGCGCGCGCAGCTGGAAGCGATCCCCGGAATCGAGTCAGTGCACGACCTGCACATCTGGTCGGTGAGTTCGGGAATGGTCGCGATGAGCGCGCACGCGGTGGTCCGCGAGCCCGAGCGGCAGCAGCACGTGCTGGAGCACATCCATGCCGCGATGCGGCTGTTCGGGATCGAGCACGTGACCGTGCAGCTCGAGCGGGAGGACATGGGCGCGCGGGAGAAGCATCTGCATTAG
- a CDS encoding protein kinase produces the protein MTELREQLQKTLGDGLTLEQELGGGGMSRVFVAHEAALGRKVVVKVLPPDMAAAVNIDRFRREIQLAAQLQHPHIVPLLSAGETQGLPYFTMPFVKGESLRAKLARGGELPVSESVRVLREVASALSYAHENGVVHRDIKPENVLISGGSAMVTDFGVAKAVSASSGGVSLTSLGVALGTPAYMAPEQATADPNTDHRADIYALGVLAYEMLSGSTPFPGRSPQAMLAAQVTETPDHVTRRRPSIPPMLANLVMWCLEKRPADRPQSAAEVMHELDALSTPSGGMAPTTARRSVKADVRFPRRSYAIAAGALALALLAFAAWKVTRPSSVSAEAIPTPALAVLPFENRGSESGQEFTDGMTEEITNRLSSVRGLRVVGRQSARSYAASDKPLQQIAQELGVQYLLTGTVRWDKDAAGKEVVRVSPALIRASDATQVWGEAYQTVLSGMFEVQTRVATEVANALNVALLEPEREALAAKLTQNVDAYALYLRASELLRTVQVPPLREASSLLDRAVALDPEFAHAYARLSIAHTELYWFYGDRSAQRLRLAKAAADRALALKPDLSEGHEALGVYYYHGFLDYESALRELAAAEKGRPNSADVLFFKAFIQRRSGKWRESVATMARAVELDPRAAAYIADAGTTYLYLRDYDAADRLADRALIVNPDIQDALLVKANVHFARTGDIAAATGIYFEAWERSPDKAYRTAAALAWGWPFTSHPVMAEAVPALEWVPDFGERGKVMLDKAWFFRERGDASRARAYADTAERLLTARIRERPDEAEFYSQRGLASLLLGNARNAMADSDRAVALKPLSKDALLGGDILFYRALTLAELSRHDEALAILEQLLSVPSTLSRNLARLHPVFAQLRTNPRFRQLVGG, from the coding sequence ATGACCGAGCTCCGCGAGCAGCTCCAGAAGACGCTGGGCGACGGCCTCACCCTCGAGCAGGAGCTCGGCGGTGGCGGCATGTCGCGCGTGTTCGTGGCGCACGAGGCGGCGCTGGGCCGCAAGGTCGTGGTCAAGGTTCTCCCGCCCGACATGGCCGCGGCCGTCAACATCGACCGGTTCCGCCGCGAGATCCAGCTGGCGGCGCAGCTGCAGCACCCGCACATCGTGCCGCTGCTGTCCGCCGGCGAGACGCAAGGACTGCCGTACTTCACCATGCCGTTCGTGAAAGGCGAATCACTGCGCGCGAAGCTCGCGCGCGGCGGCGAGCTCCCCGTGTCGGAATCGGTGCGCGTGCTGCGCGAGGTGGCGTCCGCGCTGTCGTACGCGCACGAGAACGGCGTGGTGCATCGCGACATCAAACCGGAGAATGTGCTGATCTCCGGCGGATCGGCCATGGTCACCGACTTCGGTGTGGCTAAGGCCGTGAGCGCGTCGAGCGGGGGTGTGAGCCTGACCTCGCTCGGAGTCGCGCTTGGCACGCCCGCGTACATGGCGCCGGAGCAGGCGACCGCGGACCCGAACACGGATCATCGCGCGGACATCTACGCGCTCGGCGTGCTGGCGTACGAGATGTTGAGCGGCAGCACGCCGTTCCCGGGCCGGTCGCCACAGGCGATGCTGGCGGCGCAGGTGACCGAGACTCCGGATCACGTCACGCGGCGCCGGCCGTCCATTCCGCCGATGCTGGCGAATCTTGTGATGTGGTGTCTCGAGAAGCGGCCAGCCGACCGGCCGCAGTCGGCCGCGGAAGTCATGCACGAGCTGGACGCGTTGTCCACTCCGAGCGGAGGCATGGCGCCGACCACCGCGCGCCGCTCCGTGAAAGCGGACGTTCGATTTCCCCGCCGCTCGTACGCGATCGCGGCCGGCGCGCTCGCGCTGGCGCTACTCGCTTTCGCCGCCTGGAAAGTGACTCGTCCCTCGTCGGTCTCAGCCGAGGCGATCCCGACGCCGGCGCTCGCGGTGCTCCCGTTCGAGAACCGCGGCAGTGAGAGCGGCCAGGAATTCACGGACGGCATGACGGAGGAGATCACGAACCGCCTTTCGTCGGTGCGCGGCCTGCGCGTCGTCGGCCGTCAGAGCGCGCGCAGCTATGCGGCAAGTGACAAGCCGCTGCAGCAGATCGCGCAGGAGCTGGGCGTGCAATATCTGCTGACCGGAACGGTGCGCTGGGACAAGGACGCTGCGGGGAAGGAGGTCGTGCGCGTCAGTCCCGCGCTCATCCGCGCGTCCGATGCCACGCAGGTCTGGGGAGAGGCGTATCAGACGGTGCTGTCCGGAATGTTCGAGGTTCAGACCAGGGTAGCCACCGAGGTCGCGAACGCGCTCAACGTGGCATTGCTCGAGCCGGAGCGCGAGGCGCTGGCTGCGAAGCTCACGCAAAACGTGGACGCGTATGCGTTGTACCTGCGCGCGTCGGAGCTCTTGCGAACGGTTCAGGTCCCGCCCCTTCGTGAAGCGTCATCGCTCCTCGACCGCGCGGTGGCTCTGGACCCGGAGTTTGCCCACGCCTACGCCCGGCTTTCGATTGCGCACACCGAGCTGTACTGGTTTTACGGAGACCGCAGCGCTCAGCGTCTGCGATTGGCGAAGGCGGCGGCGGACAGAGCGCTCGCCTTGAAGCCGGACCTGTCGGAAGGCCATGAGGCTCTCGGAGTCTATTACTATCACGGCTTCCTCGATTACGAGAGCGCGCTGCGCGAGCTGGCCGCGGCGGAGAAAGGCCGTCCGAACAGCGCCGACGTCCTTTTCTTCAAGGCCTTCATTCAGCGGCGCAGCGGCAAATGGCGCGAATCGGTTGCCACGATGGCGCGCGCCGTCGAGTTGGACCCGCGTGCCGCCGCGTACATCGCGGATGCAGGCACTACTTACCTGTATCTACGCGACTACGATGCGGCCGACCGCCTGGCCGACAGAGCCCTCATTGTCAACCCGGATATCCAGGACGCTTTGCTCGTAAAGGCGAATGTGCATTTCGCCCGGACCGGAGACATCGCGGCTGCAACCGGGATCTACTTCGAGGCCTGGGAGCGCTCGCCGGACAAGGCGTACCGCACGGCCGCAGCGCTGGCGTGGGGTTGGCCCTTCACATCCCATCCGGTGATGGCGGAAGCGGTCCCAGCGCTGGAATGGGTGCCTGATTTTGGCGAGCGGGGGAAGGTGATGCTGGACAAAGCGTGGTTCTTTCGGGAACGAGGCGACGCGAGCCGGGCGCGCGCCTACGCGGACACGGCCGAGCGGCTCCTTACGGCTCGCATTCGGGAGCGCCCGGACGAGGCCGAGTTCTATTCCCAGCGCGGGCTCGCAAGCCTGCTACTTGGAAACGCGCGGAATGCCATGGCCGATTCCGACCGGGCCGTCGCCCTGAAGCCCTTGAGCAAGGATGCGCTGCTCGGGGGAGACATCCTGTTTTACCGGGCGTTAACGCTGGCCGAGTTGAGCCGGCACGATGAGGCTCTCGCCATTCTCGAGCAGCTCCTTTCGGTCCCGTCCACGCTGAGTCGGAATCTGGCGCGACTGCACCCCGTGTTCGCTCAGCTCAGAACGAATCCGCGCTTTCGGCAGCTCGTCGGGGGCTGA
- a CDS encoding peptidylprolyl isomerase: MTFNIPSAAALAVAVTLAIPAAASAQDTVPALQRPGTSLPVDRIVAVVGNQPVLWSDVLVAVNQKRAQGLVFPGDSAGQMAIARETLDELVDAEILVQKAALLKIEVTDEETAPMVDDQIRRIKEQFPSDVEFRRELREAGFGTPEEYRRTLVDQVRRQMLQQRTFEELRKRLRPATVTEAEVDAAFQASRERLSRRPASVTFRQIVVAPKPSDAAKARARAKADSLLAEIRAGGDFEQIARRESMDPASKELGGDIGWNRRGSGLVAEFERAIFALPPGRVSPIVETAFGYHIIRVDRIQPAEVKARHILIRPEIDSGDVERARVEADSVAAQWRRGADFEQLVQRHHDATEERGILQPYPRDSLPASYQAAVAGKTAGAITDPFQLGAGLAVKFAVLELVSMTEGGEYSVQDVRDQIRQQLIAERATRALLDSLRRETFVSLRL; the protein is encoded by the coding sequence ATGACATTCAATATCCCCTCCGCCGCGGCGTTGGCGGTAGCTGTGACGCTGGCGATCCCGGCGGCTGCTTCGGCGCAGGACACGGTGCCGGCGCTCCAGCGTCCGGGCACGTCGCTGCCGGTCGACCGGATCGTGGCGGTAGTCGGCAACCAGCCCGTCCTCTGGAGCGACGTTCTGGTCGCCGTGAATCAGAAGCGCGCGCAGGGACTGGTCTTTCCCGGCGACTCGGCCGGACAGATGGCCATCGCGCGCGAGACGCTCGACGAGCTGGTCGACGCCGAGATCCTCGTGCAGAAGGCGGCTCTGCTCAAGATCGAAGTCACGGACGAAGAGACCGCGCCGATGGTGGACGATCAGATCCGCCGCATCAAGGAGCAGTTTCCCAGCGACGTGGAGTTCAGGCGCGAGCTGCGCGAGGCCGGGTTCGGAACGCCGGAGGAGTATCGCAGAACCCTGGTGGATCAGGTCCGGCGCCAGATGCTGCAGCAGCGGACGTTCGAGGAGCTGCGCAAGCGGCTGCGTCCGGCGACGGTGACGGAGGCCGAGGTGGACGCGGCATTCCAGGCCAGCCGCGAGCGGCTGAGCCGGCGGCCGGCGTCGGTGACGTTCCGGCAGATCGTCGTCGCGCCGAAGCCGTCCGACGCCGCCAAGGCCAGGGCGCGCGCGAAGGCCGATTCGCTGCTCGCCGAGATCCGCGCGGGCGGCGACTTCGAGCAGATCGCCCGCCGCGAGTCCATGGATCCCGCGAGCAAGGAGCTGGGCGGCGACATCGGCTGGAACAGGCGCGGTTCCGGGCTCGTCGCGGAATTCGAGCGCGCGATTTTCGCGCTGCCTCCGGGACGGGTGAGTCCGATTGTCGAGACCGCCTTCGGCTACCACATCATTCGCGTGGATCGGATCCAGCCCGCGGAGGTCAAGGCGCGGCACATCCTCATCCGTCCCGAGATTGACTCGGGGGACGTGGAACGGGCGCGCGTGGAAGCGGACAGCGTCGCCGCGCAGTGGCGGCGGGGCGCGGACTTCGAGCAGCTCGTGCAGCGGCACCACGACGCGACGGAGGAGCGCGGCATCCTCCAGCCGTACCCGCGCGACTCGCTCCCGGCGTCGTACCAGGCGGCCGTCGCCGGCAAGACGGCGGGCGCGATAACCGATCCCTTCCAGCTCGGCGCGGGCCTGGCGGTGAAGTTCGCCGTGCTCGAGCTCGTGAGCATGACGGAAGGCGGCGAGTACAGCGTGCAGGACGTGCGCGACCAGATCCGGCAGCAGCTCATCGCCGAGCGCGCGACCCGCGCGCTGCTGGACTCCCTGCGGCGGGAGACCTTCGTGTCGCTGCGATTGTAG
- a CDS encoding hemolysin family protein: MVLVLLNGFFVGAEFALVRSRRNRLEAMVRTGDRLARVALRASSNISGLLPASQLGVTLSSLALGWVAQSMMTDVLASLPAGAEIPARVTIAALIAFAAASYVHVVFGELVPKAAALNHPERLAKWLVPPLVLFASLARPFLWIINRTSNYTLRLFGLHTLPGEDSVHSPDELRILVEQAQEGGAIEAQDADMIDAVLEFSEKNASDVMTPRTEVAAFALDASLDDVLATVEDKGYSRYPVYEDSIDNIVGLILTKDILIEAVRRRNSFSLQAVMRPVHMVPGSREVEDVLADFKRLKEHMAVVLDEFGGTAGVVTMEDLLEEIVGEILDEYDDPAEKPVETRGGETLVPGSTHITDLNERFALEVPDEDYTTIGGYVFGTLGRLPANGDRVTAGGAIFTVREMDGRRIETLAVDLHTVGDRRAAEREQSAPRTTAAPG, translated from the coding sequence GTGGTTCTCGTGCTCCTGAACGGTTTCTTCGTCGGCGCCGAGTTCGCTCTCGTACGCTCGCGACGCAACCGGCTGGAGGCGATGGTTCGCACCGGTGACCGCCTCGCCCGAGTGGCGTTGCGGGCATCCTCAAATATCTCCGGGCTGCTGCCCGCGAGCCAGCTTGGAGTGACGCTGTCGAGCCTGGCGCTCGGCTGGGTCGCGCAATCGATGATGACCGACGTGCTGGCGTCGCTCCCCGCCGGCGCGGAGATCCCAGCCCGCGTGACGATCGCCGCGCTGATCGCGTTCGCCGCCGCGAGCTACGTGCACGTCGTGTTCGGCGAGCTGGTGCCGAAAGCCGCGGCGCTCAATCACCCGGAGCGGCTCGCGAAATGGCTCGTGCCGCCGCTGGTGCTGTTCGCGTCGCTCGCGCGCCCCTTCCTGTGGATCATCAACCGCACGTCCAACTACACGCTGCGGCTGTTCGGGCTGCACACGCTCCCCGGCGAGGACAGCGTCCACTCGCCCGACGAGCTGCGCATCCTCGTCGAGCAGGCGCAGGAAGGGGGCGCGATCGAGGCGCAGGACGCCGACATGATCGACGCCGTGCTCGAGTTCTCCGAGAAGAACGCCAGCGACGTCATGACGCCGCGCACCGAGGTCGCCGCGTTCGCGCTGGACGCATCGCTCGACGACGTGCTCGCGACCGTCGAGGACAAGGGATACTCCAGGTACCCTGTGTACGAGGACAGCATCGACAACATCGTCGGGCTCATCCTCACCAAGGACATCCTCATCGAGGCCGTGCGGCGGCGGAACAGCTTCTCGCTCCAGGCGGTCATGCGGCCGGTGCACATGGTCCCCGGATCGCGCGAGGTGGAGGACGTGCTGGCCGACTTCAAGCGGCTCAAGGAGCACATGGCGGTCGTGCTCGACGAGTTCGGCGGGACCGCCGGCGTCGTCACGATGGAAGACCTGCTGGAGGAGATCGTCGGCGAGATCCTCGACGAGTACGACGATCCCGCGGAGAAGCCGGTCGAGACGCGCGGGGGAGAGACGCTGGTGCCCGGCAGCACGCACATCACCGACTTGAACGAGCGCTTCGCCCTGGAAGTCCCCGACGAGGACTACACCACCATCGGTGGCTACGTCTTCGGCACGCTCGGCAGGCTTCCCGCGAACGGCGACCGCGTCACCGCCGGCGGTGCGATCTTCACCGTGCGGGAGATGGACGGCCGCCGGATCGAGACGCTGGCCGTGGATCTCCATACGGTGGGCGATCGGCGCGCGGCCGAGCGCGAGCAGTCAGCTCCGCGCACAACAGCAGCGCCTGGATGA
- a CDS encoding peptidylprolyl isomerase — protein sequence MIRPIALAVLALTLLSGCEGMRDALTAHTDTAARAESNQLSAARLAQLIGSSQAPVRKDVIRTVADVWVNYQLLALAAADGDSLNQPATIDSAMWSLFANQRAQKWFTQISRDWGRVDTAAAPRRYAAGDLLAASHILFLTQNKPDSAKRNALARARQVRSRLTASNFASLAANNSEDTQSGAQGGSLGVFPRAAMVPEFQNALIALQPGEISPIVETAIGYHIIRRPTFEEVREEFLQASRAQSMQAAESTYMARMDSASKISVKKSAPATARAVAADPDGHVKDRAVLATSVLGSFTAAKLVRWMATFPPQQQVQSRLIAAPDSVVTQFIKNFVRNELVLRSADSAGITVDSTELVNTRQAFVAEVVNEWTQLGVSPEMLADSASTKEERVRLATARADRYFARVLADEAPFVNVPPPVEAVLRARYSHAVNSAGLDRTLQQAVRIRASVDSTRTAQQPPSAVPMPGAPDGAQLEARPAPAPPPGQ from the coding sequence ATGATTCGCCCTATCGCACTCGCCGTCCTCGCGCTGACGCTGCTCTCCGGTTGTGAGGGGATGCGCGACGCACTCACCGCCCACACCGACACCGCCGCCCGGGCGGAGTCCAACCAGCTCAGCGCCGCGCGCCTGGCGCAGCTCATCGGCTCCTCGCAGGCTCCGGTCCGCAAGGACGTGATCCGCACGGTGGCCGACGTGTGGGTCAACTATCAGCTGCTGGCGCTCGCCGCCGCGGACGGGGACTCGCTCAACCAGCCCGCTACTATCGACAGCGCGATGTGGTCGCTGTTCGCGAATCAGCGCGCGCAGAAGTGGTTCACGCAGATCTCCCGAGACTGGGGCCGCGTGGACACCGCCGCCGCGCCGCGCAGGTACGCGGCCGGGGACCTGCTCGCCGCCAGCCACATCCTGTTCCTCACGCAGAACAAGCCGGACAGCGCCAAGCGGAACGCGCTCGCCCGGGCGCGGCAGGTACGCTCGCGGCTCACCGCGTCGAACTTCGCCTCTTTGGCGGCGAACAACAGCGAGGACACGCAGTCGGGCGCGCAGGGCGGCAGCCTCGGCGTCTTTCCCCGCGCAGCGATGGTCCCAGAGTTCCAGAACGCGCTGATCGCGCTGCAGCCGGGCGAGATCTCGCCCATCGTCGAGACGGCGATCGGCTACCACATCATCCGCCGCCCGACGTTCGAGGAGGTGCGGGAGGAGTTCCTGCAGGCCAGCCGCGCGCAGAGCATGCAGGCGGCGGAGAGCACGTACATGGCGCGGATGGATTCGGCTTCGAAGATCAGTGTGAAGAAGAGCGCGCCCGCCACGGCGCGCGCCGTGGCGGCCGACCCCGACGGGCACGTGAAAGACCGGGCGGTGCTCGCCACTTCGGTGCTGGGGTCGTTCACGGCGGCCAAGCTGGTGCGCTGGATGGCGACGTTCCCGCCGCAGCAGCAGGTGCAGTCGCGGCTGATCGCGGCGCCGGATTCGGTCGTCACACAGTTCATCAAGAACTTCGTCCGCAACGAGCTGGTGCTGCGCTCCGCGGACAGCGCGGGCATCACCGTCGATTCCACGGAGCTCGTCAACACGCGCCAGGCGTTCGTCGCCGAAGTCGTGAACGAGTGGACCCAGCTCGGCGTCTCTCCGGAGATGCTCGCCGACAGCGCGTCGACCAAGGAGGAGCGCGTTCGTCTCGCGACGGCGCGCGCGGACCGGTACTTCGCGCGCGTGCTCGCGGACGAAGCCCCGTTCGTGAACGTGCCTCCGCCGGTGGAAGCGGTGCTCCGGGCCAGGTACTCGCACGCGGTCAATAGCGCGGGGCTGGACCGCACGCTCCAGCAGGCAGTGCGCATTCGCGCGTCGGTGGATTCGACTCGCACGGCTCAGCAGCCGCCCTCGGCCGTTCCGATGCCCGGCGCACCGGATGGCGCGCAGCTCGAGGCCCGCCCCGCGCCGGCGCCCCCGCCCGGCCAGTGA